In a single window of the Arvicanthis niloticus isolate mArvNil1 unplaced genomic scaffold, mArvNil1.pat.X S10, whole genome shotgun sequence genome:
- the LOC117696054 gene encoding PRAME family member 20-like codes for MSSKTPPTLLQLARRSLLKDEALTISALQHLPMELFPPLFKDAFSSKQHKILREMVAAWPFPCLPVGALMTTPDLEILKTVLDGLDLLMTQKDQPRMWKLQVLDLRDANHNFWNVWARIWDGVCFPDISQPQPLMYHPIQQGKQSLTIKINLSMNPGNISEYNEYFYQWSMERKDVVQVNCQKIEIWTNPVYYSTYLQDVVELSSIQELEVYKHCDLNTLAMIAPGLGQMTNLQKLLLNDIHISLEWLGNKKIEDWCVSMIIPQFSKLHKLQHLYLNDVCFVNKCLDQVLRSLESPLETLAITRCKLTESHMHCLSECPRLHQLTHLDLSGTDFINSSYKFLGRLLERLTATLQKLKLKGCMIVDFQINVLLPALSQCSQLTEVDFQMNFLSMDILKKLLQHTANLRQLTRERYPAPYEVYDEFGNVLPQKFVQQCSELMVTLNVIRQPKEICFVSNICPGCGGFCVYKFGAILCLCWQ; via the exons ATGAGCTCCAAGACCCCACCCACGCTATTGCAGCTGGCGAGAAGAAGTCTGCTGAAAGATGAAGCCTTAAccatctctgctctgcagcaCCTGCCCATGGAGCTCTTCCCACCACTCTTTAAGGATGCATTCAGCAGCAAACAACATAAAATCCTGAGGGAGATGGTGGCAGCCTGGCCCTTCCCATGCCTTCCTGTTGGAGCTCTGATGACAACTCCAGACTTGGAGATCTTGAAGACTGTGCTGGATGGCCTGGATTTGCTGATGACACAAAAAGATCAACCCAG GATGTGGAAACTACAAGTGCTTGATTTACGAGATGCCAATCATAATTTCTGGAATGTGTGGGCTAGAATATGGGATGGTGTTTGCTTTCCAGACATTAGTCAGCCTCAGCCTTTGATGTATCATCCCATACAACAGGGAAAACAGTCTTTGACTATAAAGATAAACCTTTCTATGAATCCCGGGAACATAAGTGAatacaatgaatatttttatcaGTGGTCAATGGAGAGAAAAGATGTAGTACAGGTGAACTGTCAGAAGATAGAGATTTGGACCAACCCTGTCTACTACTCAACTTATCTTCAGGATGTAGTTGAGTTAAGTTCTATCCAGGAATTGGAAGTGTATAAACACTGCGACCTGAACACCCTTGCAATGATAGCCCCTGGTTTAGGCCAGATGACAAACCTTCAAAAACTCCTTCTCAATGATATCCACATATCTTTGGAGTGGCTTGGAAATAAAAAGATAGAAGACTGGTGTGTAAGTATGATCATTCCCCAATTCTCAAAACTCCACAAGCTCCAGCATCTCTACTTGAATGACGTCTGCTTTGTGAATAAATGCCTGGACCAAGTGCTCAG GAGCTTAGAGAGTCCCTTAGAGACCCTTGCAATCACTCGCTGCAAGCTGACAGAGTCACATATGCATTGTCTGTCCGAGTGTCCAAGGCTCCATCAGCTCACACACCTGGATCTGAGTGGCACCGACTTTATAAATTCAAGTTATAAATTTCTAGGAAGACTTCTAGAAAGACTGACAGCTACACTGCAGAAGCTGAAATTGAAGGGCTGTATGATCGTGGACTTCCAAATCAATGTCCTCCTACCTGCTCTGAGCCAATGCTCCCAACTCACTGAGGTCGATTTTCAGATGAACTTCTTATCTATGGACATCCTGAAGAAGCTGCTGCAGCACACTGCTAACTTGAGACAACTGACCAGGGAAAGGTACCCTGCCCCCTATGAGGTCTATGATGAATTTGGTAATGTCCTCCCACAAAAATTTGTACAACAGTGCTCTGAGCTAATGGTCACACTCAACGTTATAAGGCAGCCAAAGGAGATTTGTTTTGTGAGTAACATTTGTCCAGGTTGTGGGGGATTCTGTGTCTACAAATTTGGGGCCATACTATGTCTCTGTTGGCAATGA